One Streptosporangium becharense genomic window, ACTGGCTCGGCGACGCGAGCACCGCGCTGCTGTCGGTGGCGCTGGTGGACGTGTGGAAGGGCGTGGGCCTGGCCACCGTCATCTACATCGCCGGCATCCTGTCCATCCCGCAGGACTACTACCAGGCCGTCGCGGTGGACGGCGGCGGCGCCTGGCACCGGTTCCGGCACGTCACGCTGCCGCTGTCCTGGCCGGCGACCTACTCGGTGATCATCCTGTCGTTCATCGGGGGCCTGCGCTCGTTCGACCTCATCTGGACGATGACCCGCGGCGGTCCCGGCTTCACCAGCGACGTCATCGCCTCGATCATCTACAAGCAGTACCAGGCCGGCTTCTTCGGCCTGTCCACCGCGGGCAACGTGCTGCTGTTCGTCGTCGTCACCGCCATCGTGATCCCGCTCAACTGGTTCCTGGGCAGAAGGCAGGTCGCCCCGTGAGAGGCCGCCCCGTGAAAGGTCCGGCGAGAGGCTCCGTGGGAGGCCTGCGCAGGGCCAGCGCCGAGGCCGCCGCGTTCGTCGTGGCCGCCGTCGTCTTCCTCGTCCCCTTCTCCTTCATGCTGCTGACGGCCGTCAAGGACGACAAGCAGGCCGCCGACCTGGACTTCTCCTGGCCGACCAGCTGGCCGGTCGTGGAGAACCTCGTCGAGGTGATCTCGGCACGGGACTACGTGCTGCTGCGCGCCTATGTCAACAGCACGATCCTCACCGTGGCGTCGGTGGCCCTGATCGTGGTGTTCGCGGCGATGGCCGGCTACGTCCTGCAGCGCCGGGCCGGGAGGATCGGCGCGCTGGCCAACTTCCTGGTGCTGTCCGGGCTGATCATCCCGCCCGCCGTCGTGCCGACCATCTGGCTGCTGCAGGCGCTGGGACTGTTCAAGACGCTGCCCGGGCTCATCCTGGTCGAGGTCGCCTTCGGCCTGTCGTACGCGGTGCTGCTGTTCCGCGCGTTCGTCGCGGCCATCCCGCGCGACCTGGACGAGGCCGCGATGCTCGACGGCTGCGGCGGGTTCACCCTGTTCTTCAGGGTGATCTTCCCGCTGCTCAAGCCGGTGACGATCACCGTGATCCTGACCCAGTCGGTGGCGATCTTCAACGACTTCGTCAACCCGTTGTACTTCCTGCCCGGCGACGAGAACGCCACCGTGCAGGTCACCCTCTACAACTTCCAGAGCCAGTACAGCACGCAGTGGAACCTGCTCTTCATGGACATCGTCCTGATCACCATCCCGCCGCTGCTGGCCTTCGTCTTCTTCAACCGCAAGATCGTCGCCGGCATGACCGCCGGCGCCGTCAAGGGCTGAGCGCAAGGAGCACCGCGCCCGTGACTTTCCTCAACGTCGCCGCACCCCGCTACGAGCACCACCGCCACCCCCTGGGCATCGGCGAACCCTCCCCGCGCCTGTCGTGGACGGTCGGCACCGGCCTGCTCGGCTGGGTCCAGCGGGCGTACGAGATCGAACTCAGCGACGGGACCGCGACCGGCCCGATCGAATCCGGGCAGTCGGCACTGGTCGGCTGGCCGGGAACGGCGCTGGCCTCACGCGAGCGGCGCGGGGCACGGGTGCGCGTGCACGGACGTGACGGCTCGGCCAGCGACTGGAGCCCCTGGTCCTGGGTGGAGACGGGGCTGCTGGAGGCGGCCGACTGGCGGGCGGCCGCGGTCGCGCCGCTGGCGGAGCTGCTGGGCCCGCCCGACGGCCCGGCGCTGCTGCTGCGGCGCGAGTTCACCGTGCGTTCCCCGGTGTCCAGGGCCCGTCTCTACGTCACCGCGCACGGCCTGTACGAGATCGAACTCAACGGCCGCGTGGTCGGCGACGACGTGCTCGCCCCCGGCTGGAGCAGCTACTCCCACCGGTTGCGCTACCGCACCCACGACGTCACCGGCCTGCTGGCCGAGGGCGGCAACGCCCTCGGCGCCACCCTGGCCGACGGCTGGTTCCGCGGCAAGGTCGGCTTCGAGGGCGGCAGGACCCGGCTGTACGGCGACCGCACCGCCCTGATCGCCCAACTGGAGATCACCTACGCCGACGGCACGACCGACCTGGTGGTCACCGACGAGAACTGGCGCTGCGCGTCCGGTCCCGTCACCGCCACCGGCCTGTACGAGGGCGAACGCCACGACGCCCGGCTGGAACGCCACGGCTGGTCGGCCCCGGGCTTCGACGACGGCGGCTGGCTGCCCGCCGACCCGCTGCCCCACGACCCGGCCCTGCTCGTGGCACCCACCGGTGAGCCGGTACGCCGGGTGGAGACACTCGGCCCCGCCGAGGTGCTCACCTCCCCCTCCGGGCGGACGATCCTCGACTTCGGGCAGAACATCGCCGGGCGGTTGCGCATCCGGGTCCGCGGCGAGGCGGGCCGCACCGTCACCCTGCGCCACGCGGAGGTCCTCCAGGACGGGGAGCTGTGCGTGCGGCCGCTGCGCGCCGCCCACTCCGTCGACGCCTACACCTTGCGCGGCGGCGACGTCGAGGAGTGGGAGCCGCGTTTCACCATCCACGGCTTCCGCTACGCCGAGATCGACGGCTGGCCCGGCGAGCTGGACCCGGCCGACGTGCGGGCGGTCGTCTGCCACACCGACATGGAGCGGACCGGCTGGTTCGACAGCTCCGACGACGCCCTGAACCGGCTGCACGACAACGTGCTGTGGAGCATGCGCGGCAACTTCGTCGACCTCCCCACCGACTGCCCGCAGCGTGACGAGCGGCTGGGCTGGACCGGCGACATCCAGGTCTTCGCCCCCACCGCGGCGTTCCTGTACGGCTGCGCGGGCATGCTGGGATCCTGGCTGGCCGACCTGGCGGCCGAGCAGGCCGAGCTCGGCACGGTCCCGGTCTACGTGCCGTGGATCCAGCTGCTGTTCCCGATCGAGCCCGTCGCCGCGTGGGGCGACGCGGCCGTCATCGTGCCGTGGACGCTGTACGAGCGCTACGGCGACCCGGAGCCGCTGCGCAGGCAGTACCCGAGCATGAGGGCCTGGGTGGACCAGTGCGCCGGG contains:
- a CDS encoding carbohydrate ABC transporter permease, which translates into the protein MGGLRRASAEAAAFVVAAVVFLVPFSFMLLTAVKDDKQAADLDFSWPTSWPVVENLVEVISARDYVLLRAYVNSTILTVASVALIVVFAAMAGYVLQRRAGRIGALANFLVLSGLIIPPAVVPTIWLLQALGLFKTLPGLILVEVAFGLSYAVLLFRAFVAAIPRDLDEAAMLDGCGGFTLFFRVIFPLLKPVTITVILTQSVAIFNDFVNPLYFLPGDENATVQVTLYNFQSQYSTQWNLLFMDIVLITIPPLLAFVFFNRKIVAGMTAGAVKG
- a CDS encoding glycoside hydrolase family 78 protein, coding for MTFLNVAAPRYEHHRHPLGIGEPSPRLSWTVGTGLLGWVQRAYEIELSDGTATGPIESGQSALVGWPGTALASRERRGARVRVHGRDGSASDWSPWSWVETGLLEAADWRAAAVAPLAELLGPPDGPALLLRREFTVRSPVSRARLYVTAHGLYEIELNGRVVGDDVLAPGWSSYSHRLRYRTHDVTGLLAEGGNALGATLADGWFRGKVGFEGGRTRLYGDRTALIAQLEITYADGTTDLVVTDENWRCASGPVTATGLYEGERHDARLERHGWSAPGFDDGGWLPADPLPHDPALLVAPTGEPVRRVETLGPAEVLTSPSGRTILDFGQNIAGRLRIRVRGEAGRTVTLRHAEVLQDGELCVRPLRAAHSVDAYTLRGGDVEEWEPRFTIHGFRYAEIDGWPGELDPADVRAVVCHTDMERTGWFDSSDDALNRLHDNVLWSMRGNFVDLPTDCPQRDERLGWTGDIQVFAPTAAFLYGCAGMLGSWLADLAAEQAELGTVPVYVPWIQLLFPIEPVAAWGDAAVIVPWTLYERYGDPEPLRRQYPSMRAWVDQCAGRAGDGHLWNEGFQLGDWLDPAAPPDRPFEARTDRALVATAYLARSARLLSRAAAVLGDEEGRRRYGDLADRVRAAFDAEYVSPSGRLVGDSQTAYALALRFDLVAGADRRDRAGRRLVELVRESGHRIGTGFVGTPLICDALVAAGAPDDAYHLLMQRECPSWLYPVTMGATTVWERWDSLLPDGSVNPGDMTSFNHYALGAVADWLHRTVAGLAPAAPGYRRILVRPVPGGGLRHARATHLTPYGKAEVRWERAGGRLRVEIAVPAGATATVVLPAEPDRPIEIGAGRHHFECAFRDAADDPVAERPAFFGPPSPQPDDAANPVVEGA